A window from Mycolicibacterium tokaiense encodes these proteins:
- the rsmH gene encoding 16S rRNA (cytosine(1402)-N(4))-methyltransferase RsmH has protein sequence MKHSATSSDQEALPEFEPARVRATWPLSEPTLAYFPDARFSLSGRDLGAGAVGPLRRKTISATTGSGVAVADDPQPRGAEYGHIPVLLDRCTELLAPALTARAADGTGALFIDATLGAGGHTERLLSDLPGLHALGLDRDPSALQIAGARLAPFGNRVTLIRTRYDGIADALEEAGHPAENSVDGVLFDLGVSSMQLDRTERGFSYSADAPLDMRMDPDLPLTAADILNTYDHGPLAAILREYGEEKFASKIAKEVIRRRERTPFATTGDLVELLYAAIPAPARRTGGHPAKRTFQALRVAVNAELDSLRAALPAALAALRPGGRVVVMAYQSLEDRIVKSVFAAATASRTPPGLPVELPGHEPEFVSLTRGAERADQREIDRNPRSAAVRLRAVQRPTDRGGS, from the coding sequence ATGAAGCACTCAGCGACATCATCTGATCAGGAGGCCCTTCCGGAATTCGAGCCGGCACGTGTCCGTGCCACGTGGCCTCTGTCCGAGCCGACCCTGGCGTACTTCCCCGACGCCAGGTTCTCGCTCTCGGGCAGGGACCTCGGGGCAGGGGCCGTGGGCCCGCTCCGCCGGAAGACGATCAGCGCAACAACAGGAAGTGGTGTCGCGGTGGCCGACGATCCGCAACCCAGGGGAGCCGAATACGGCCACATCCCGGTTCTGCTGGACCGGTGCACCGAACTTCTCGCCCCCGCACTGACGGCGCGCGCCGCCGACGGAACAGGTGCGCTGTTCATCGACGCGACACTGGGGGCGGGTGGGCACACCGAGCGGCTGCTGAGCGATCTGCCCGGACTGCACGCCCTCGGCCTGGACCGCGACCCCAGCGCCCTCCAGATCGCCGGCGCGCGGCTGGCGCCCTTCGGCAACCGGGTCACCCTGATCCGCACCCGCTACGACGGCATCGCCGACGCGCTCGAGGAAGCCGGCCATCCCGCCGAGAACTCGGTGGACGGGGTGCTGTTCGACCTCGGGGTCTCGTCGATGCAGCTCGACCGCACCGAGCGTGGATTCTCCTACTCCGCCGACGCGCCGCTGGACATGCGGATGGATCCGGACCTGCCGCTGACCGCCGCCGACATCCTCAACACCTACGACCACGGACCGCTGGCAGCCATCCTGCGGGAGTACGGCGAGGAGAAGTTCGCCAGCAAGATCGCCAAAGAGGTGATCCGCCGGCGCGAGCGCACACCCTTCGCCACCACCGGCGACCTGGTGGAGTTGCTCTACGCGGCCATCCCGGCGCCGGCGCGGCGTACCGGCGGGCACCCGGCCAAGCGCACCTTCCAGGCGCTGCGGGTGGCCGTCAATGCCGAACTCGACTCCCTGCGCGCCGCGCTGCCTGCCGCGCTGGCCGCGCTGCGCCCCGGCGGCCGGGTGGTGGTGATGGCGTATCAGTCGCTGGAGGACCGCATCGTCAAGAGCGTGTTCGCCGCCGCGACCGCCAGCCGCACACCGCCGGGCCTGCCGGTCGAACTACCCGGTCACGAACCGGAATTCGTCTCGCTGACCCGGGGTGCCGAGCGCGCCGACCAGCGCGAGATCGATCGCAATCCACGCAGCGCCGCGGTGCGCCTACGTGCCGTACAACGACCGACAGACAGGGGCGGGTCATGA
- the mraZ gene encoding division/cell wall cluster transcriptional repressor MraZ, whose amino-acid sequence MFLGTYTPKLDDKGRLTLPAKFRDALAGGLMVTKSQDHSLAVYPRAEFEQVARRAAQASRSNPDARAFLRNLAAGTDEQHPDAQGRITLSADHRRYAGLSKECVVIGSVDYLEIWDAQAWQDYQQLHEENFSAASDEALSDII is encoded by the coding sequence GTGTTTCTCGGTACCTACACGCCCAAGCTCGACGACAAAGGGCGGCTCACACTGCCCGCCAAGTTCCGCGACGCACTGGCAGGAGGGTTGATGGTCACCAAGAGTCAGGACCACAGCCTCGCCGTTTATCCGCGTGCGGAGTTCGAGCAGGTGGCCCGGCGGGCTGCGCAGGCGTCGCGCAGCAATCCCGATGCCCGCGCCTTCCTGCGCAACCTGGCCGCAGGCACCGACGAGCAGCACCCCGACGCACAGGGCCGCATCACCCTGTCCGCCGACCACCGGCGCTACGCCGGACTGTCGAAGGAGTGCGTGGTGATCGGCTCCGTCGATTACCTCGAGATCTGGGACGCCCAGGCCTGGCAGGACTACCAGCAGCTTCACGAAGAGAACTTCTCCGCGGCCAGCGATGAAGCACTCAGCGACATCATCTGA
- a CDS encoding DUF3040 domain-containing protein, translated as MPLSDHEQRMLDQIESALYAEDPKFASSVRGGNLRAPSARRRLQGVALFVIGLAMLVCGVAFKATMIGGFPILSVIGFIVMFGGVVYAITGPRGIAKDAAGPVDGGGSARPKKSKGGGGGSFTSRMEDRFRRRFDQ; from the coding sequence ATGCCACTCTCCGATCATGAGCAGCGCATGCTCGACCAGATCGAGAGCGCTCTCTACGCCGAGGACCCGAAGTTCGCTTCCAGTGTCCGCGGTGGGAATCTGCGCGCCCCGTCGGCACGCCGTCGCCTCCAGGGCGTGGCGCTTTTCGTGATCGGGCTGGCGATGCTGGTGTGCGGCGTCGCGTTCAAGGCGACCATGATCGGCGGTTTCCCGATCCTGTCCGTCATCGGCTTCATCGTCATGTTCGGTGGCGTGGTGTATGCCATCACCGGCCCGCGGGGGATCGCGAAGGACGCTGCCGGTCCGGTGGACGGTGGTGGTTCGGCCCGGCCCAAGAAGTCCAAGGGCGGTGGCGGCGGATCCTTCACCAGCCGCATGGAAGACCGTTTCCGGCGGCGCTTCGACCAGTGA
- a CDS encoding GNAT family N-acetyltransferase, translating into MATYLIDLSPDAMRQRLGDALSVYVDAMRYPRGTEDQRASMWLEHTRRRGWKAVAAVEVDVAEVDADPARRGEPDQDFSGAPLLGVAYGYCGAPDQWWQQQVVAGLRRAGRSATEISALMNSYFELTELHINPPAQGRGLGEALTRRLLAGRAEANVLLSTPEINGEANRAWRLYRRLGFTDVIRGYHFAGDPRAFAILGRPLPL; encoded by the coding sequence TTGGCGACATACCTCATCGATCTGTCGCCCGACGCCATGCGACAGCGGCTCGGCGACGCGCTCAGTGTCTACGTCGACGCGATGCGCTACCCGCGCGGCACCGAGGACCAGCGGGCCTCGATGTGGCTGGAACACACTCGTCGGCGGGGCTGGAAAGCGGTGGCCGCCGTGGAGGTGGACGTGGCGGAGGTGGACGCCGACCCGGCCCGGAGAGGCGAGCCTGACCAGGACTTTTCCGGCGCCCCGCTGCTGGGTGTCGCATATGGGTACTGCGGCGCTCCCGACCAGTGGTGGCAGCAGCAGGTGGTGGCCGGGCTGCGGCGCGCGGGGCGCAGCGCCACCGAGATCAGCGCCCTGATGAACAGCTATTTCGAGCTCACCGAGCTGCACATCAACCCGCCCGCTCAGGGCCGCGGCCTGGGCGAGGCCCTGACCCGGCGGCTGCTGGCCGGTCGCGCCGAGGCCAACGTGCTGCTGTCGACCCCGGAGATCAACGGCGAGGCCAACCGGGCCTGGCGGCTGTACCGCCGGCTCGGCTTCACCGATGTGATCCGCGGCTATCATTTCGCCGGCGATCCCCGGGCCTTCGCCATTCTGGGCCGGCCCCTCCCGCTCTGA
- a CDS encoding DUF3153 domain-containing protein, translating to MTCVRNPRRTRRIRMLTLAVLLLVVAPLAVGCVKVHTTLTVSPDDLVSGRIIAAAQPTDDQDEGPQLRSDVPFAQKVAISEYSDNDGFVGSEAVFSNLGFSEVPQLAYLNSEAAGVDLSFRRAGNLVILEGRVDLTSLTDQNADVELTVSFPGEITSTNGNRIDTDIVEWKLKPGIVNTMSAQARYTDPSTRSFVGGALVLGVSSLVVAGLVGLLAWLARDRSAKVGATPPNRQDS from the coding sequence ATGACCTGCGTGCGCAACCCGAGACGAACCCGTCGCATCCGCATGCTGACACTGGCGGTACTGCTCCTGGTGGTCGCGCCGCTGGCCGTCGGCTGCGTGAAGGTGCACACCACGCTCACCGTCTCCCCCGACGACCTCGTGTCGGGCCGGATCATCGCGGCGGCCCAGCCCACCGACGATCAGGACGAGGGCCCCCAGCTGCGCTCCGACGTGCCGTTCGCGCAGAAGGTCGCCATCTCGGAGTACAGCGACAACGACGGCTTCGTGGGATCGGAGGCGGTGTTCTCCAACCTCGGGTTCTCCGAGGTGCCCCAGCTGGCCTACCTGAACTCCGAGGCTGCCGGGGTGGACCTGTCCTTCCGCCGCGCCGGCAACCTGGTGATCCTCGAGGGCCGGGTGGACCTCACCTCACTGACCGACCAGAACGCCGACGTGGAGCTAACGGTGTCGTTTCCCGGCGAGATCACCTCCACCAACGGCAACCGGATCGACACCGACATCGTGGAGTGGAAGCTCAAGCCCGGCATCGTCAACACGATGAGCGCCCAGGCCCGCTACACCGATCCCAGCACCCGCTCCTTCGTCGGCGGCGCACTGGTGCTCGGCGTGTCGTCGCTGGTGGTCGCCGGCCTGGTCGGGCTGCTGGCCTGGCTGGCCAGGGACCGCTCCGCCAAGGTGGGCGCCACCCCACCGAACCGGCAGGACAGCTGA
- a CDS encoding YqjF family protein yields the protein MPADYPVTPPALPPPVFTSQRWTDVTFIHWPVEPAAVAHLYPQGTRPDVVDGVTYVGLIPFTMRDLTLALPRAVPYLGHFLETNVRLYSTDDAGRHGVLFRSLETERLAIVPAIRASLGVPYTWARMSMSRDGDRVTYDSVRRLPRRGLRSRVVVDVGERVEPTSLEVWLTARWGAHTRKAGRTWWVPNEHEPWPLHSAEIVDLTSDLVAAADVVTSGGTLRALYSPGVTARFGRPSVV from the coding sequence ATGCCGGCCGATTATCCGGTCACCCCGCCTGCCTTACCGCCGCCGGTCTTCACCTCACAGCGGTGGACCGACGTGACGTTCATCCACTGGCCGGTGGAACCTGCCGCCGTGGCCCACCTCTACCCACAGGGCACGCGGCCCGATGTGGTCGACGGTGTCACCTACGTCGGGCTCATCCCCTTCACGATGCGGGATCTCACGCTGGCGCTGCCGCGAGCGGTGCCGTACCTGGGGCACTTCCTCGAGACCAATGTCCGGCTCTACTCCACCGACGACGCCGGGCGTCACGGTGTGCTGTTCCGCTCGCTGGAGACCGAGCGGCTGGCGATCGTGCCCGCCATCCGGGCGTCGCTCGGCGTGCCGTACACCTGGGCGCGCATGTCGATGTCCCGCGACGGTGACCGGGTGACCTACGACAGCGTGCGGCGGCTACCCCGGCGCGGTTTGCGCAGCCGCGTCGTCGTCGACGTCGGCGAGCGCGTCGAGCCGACCTCGCTGGAGGTGTGGTTGACCGCGCGCTGGGGCGCCCACACCCGTAAGGCGGGCAGAACCTGGTGGGTACCCAACGAGCACGAGCCCTGGCCGTTGCACTCTGCCGAGATTGTGGACCTGACAAGCGATCTGGTGGCAGCCGCCGATGTGGTCACGTCCGGCGGCACGCTGCGCGCACTCTATTCGCCCGGTGTGACGGCGCGGTTCGGCCGGCCGTCGGTGGTCTGA
- a CDS encoding methylenetetrahydrofolate reductase, producing MSVSNVGSRTLSVVDRIAEVGRDRVPFSVEFYPPRDAAAEARLWRAARTFEPMGPAFVSVTYGAGGSTRDRTVRVVGELTEATTLLPVAHLTAVGHSVAELRAMVGAYADRGIHNVLVLRGDPQGGVHDEWVKHPDGLEYAVEMVDLVRRLGDFHVGVASFPEGHPRAGGLEQDTANLVGKLRAGAEYSITQMFFDVDDYLRLRDRVVAADPEQGAKPLIPGIMPITSLRVLRRQCELAGSQIPVALLDRLTAAAGTGAEEDRDEVRKVGIELATEMSARLIAEGAPCLHFCTLNFARATGEVLANLGMMARV from the coding sequence ATGAGCGTGAGCAACGTCGGCAGCCGTACTCTCTCGGTCGTCGACCGCATCGCCGAGGTCGGCCGCGACCGGGTGCCGTTCTCCGTCGAGTTCTATCCGCCGCGGGACGCGGCCGCCGAGGCCCGGCTGTGGCGTGCGGCGCGGACGTTCGAGCCGATGGGCCCGGCGTTCGTGTCGGTGACCTACGGAGCGGGCGGCTCCACCCGCGACCGCACCGTGCGGGTGGTGGGTGAGTTGACCGAGGCCACCACGCTGCTGCCGGTGGCGCACCTGACCGCGGTGGGGCACTCGGTGGCCGAGCTGCGCGCGATGGTCGGGGCATACGCCGACCGCGGCATCCACAATGTGCTGGTGTTGCGTGGCGACCCGCAGGGCGGCGTGCACGACGAGTGGGTCAAGCACCCCGACGGGCTCGAGTACGCCGTCGAGATGGTCGACCTGGTGCGTCGGCTGGGGGACTTTCACGTGGGCGTGGCGTCCTTCCCCGAAGGTCACCCGCGCGCAGGTGGTCTGGAGCAGGACACCGCGAACCTGGTGGGCAAGCTGCGGGCCGGGGCGGAGTACTCGATCACGCAGATGTTCTTCGACGTCGACGACTACCTGCGGTTGCGCGACCGAGTGGTAGCCGCCGATCCGGAGCAGGGCGCCAAGCCGCTGATCCCCGGGATCATGCCCATCACCTCGCTGCGGGTGCTGCGCCGCCAGTGTGAGCTGGCCGGGTCGCAGATCCCCGTCGCGCTGCTGGACCGGTTGACCGCGGCGGCGGGCACCGGGGCCGAGGAGGACCGTGACGAGGTGCGCAAGGTCGGCATCGAGCTGGCCACCGAGATGAGTGCCCGGCTGATCGCCGAGGGGGCGCCGTGTCTGCACTTCTGCACCCTCAACTTCGCCAGGGCCACCGGTGAGGTGCTGGCCAACCTGGGGATGATGGCGCGGGTCTAG
- the idsA2 gene encoding bifunctional (2E,6E)-farnesyl/geranyl diphosphate synthase translates to MAGAVTEQLRVYLRERREAAAYIGGGYDDLIAQLEEFVLRGGKRMRPLFAYWGWRAVVPEPPADLLDADILRLFGALELLQACALVHDDVIDASATRRGWPTVHVHFGELHRSQGWRGSAGQFGLSAAILLGDLSLCWADDVIATAPLSVGAHLRVRRVWSDIRTEVLGGQYLDIMNESSGDESIEAAMKVNTFKTASYTIARPLQLGAAAAADRPDVQAVFQEVGNDLGVAFQLRDDVLGVFGDPAVTGKPSGDDLRSGKRTVLLAEALHRADGADPVAAKLIRTSIGTELSDPQVSELRQVIESVGALTAVESRIEMLSRRATDMLEAAPIDAQAKIGLAELARLVSNRSA, encoded by the coding sequence CTGGCCGGCGCCGTCACCGAGCAGTTACGGGTCTACCTTCGGGAGCGCCGAGAAGCTGCCGCCTACATCGGCGGCGGCTACGACGACCTGATCGCCCAGCTGGAAGAGTTCGTCCTGCGCGGCGGCAAGCGCATGCGCCCTCTCTTCGCGTACTGGGGCTGGCGCGCGGTGGTACCGGAGCCGCCCGCCGACCTTCTCGACGCCGACATCCTGCGCCTGTTCGGCGCACTCGAACTGCTGCAGGCCTGTGCCCTGGTGCACGACGACGTCATCGACGCCTCGGCCACCCGGCGCGGCTGGCCCACCGTCCACGTGCACTTCGGCGAGCTGCACCGCAGCCAGGGCTGGCGCGGTTCGGCCGGCCAGTTCGGGCTCTCGGCGGCCATCCTGCTCGGCGACCTGTCGCTGTGCTGGGCCGACGACGTGATCGCCACCGCTCCCCTGTCCGTGGGCGCACACTTGCGGGTGCGCCGGGTGTGGTCGGACATCCGCACCGAAGTGCTGGGTGGTCAGTACCTCGACATCATGAACGAATCCAGCGGCGACGAATCCATCGAGGCCGCCATGAAGGTCAACACCTTCAAGACCGCCTCCTACACGATCGCCCGACCGCTGCAGCTCGGCGCCGCAGCAGCCGCCGACCGCCCGGACGTCCAGGCGGTCTTCCAGGAGGTGGGCAACGACCTGGGGGTGGCGTTCCAGCTGCGCGACGACGTGCTCGGGGTGTTCGGCGACCCCGCCGTCACCGGCAAACCCTCGGGCGACGACCTGCGCTCCGGCAAGCGCACCGTGCTGCTGGCCGAAGCGCTGCACCGCGCCGACGGGGCGGACCCGGTGGCCGCCAAGCTGATCCGCACGTCCATCGGCACCGAGCTGAGCGATCCCCAGGTCAGCGAGCTGCGCCAGGTCATCGAATCCGTCGGCGCGCTGACAGCCGTGGAGAGTCGCATCGAGATGCTGTCGCGGCGGGCCACCGACATGCTCGAGGCCGCTCCCATCGATGCGCAGGCGAAGATCGGTCTGGCCGAGCTCGCCAGATTGGTCTCCAACCGGTCCGCCTGA
- a CDS encoding alpha-(1->6)-mannopyranosyltransferase A has protein sequence MSTPTTSSSTAGHLAKLREFARTDEARPALLGFLGALMITAGGLGAGSTRSHDPVLESMHLSWLRFGHGLVLSSVLLWGGVALMLVAWLWLGRRMLDHGSSEYTMLATTGFWLAPLLLSVPLFSRDTYSYLAQGALLRDGFDPYVVGPIENPNALLDNVSPIWTTTTAPYGPAFILVAKFVTMITGDNVIAGTMVLRLCMLPGLALLIWAAPRIARHIGASGAVALWICVLNPLVIIHLMGGVHNEMLMVGLMAAGIALVFSRRFVAGFVVATVAVAVKATAGLALPFMVWVWIRALRERGHRRLTAFAMAAAGSIAIFVGVFAVLSLAAGVGLGWLTALAGSVKIINWLTVPTAIANVTNAVGGLFFGVNFYAVLDATRIAGIIIIAVSLPLLWWRFRHDDRETLVGIGWAMLVVVLFVPAALPWYYTWPLAIIAAIAQSRPAVAAIAGFSTWIMVIFKPDGSHGMYVWVHVILATVCAVAAWYYLKRAEQPTAQ, from the coding sequence ATGTCCACCCCCACCACGTCCTCCTCGACCGCCGGACACCTGGCCAAGCTGCGTGAGTTCGCCCGCACCGACGAGGCCCGGCCCGCGCTGCTCGGTTTCCTGGGCGCGCTGATGATCACCGCCGGCGGCCTGGGTGCCGGCAGCACCCGTTCACATGACCCGGTGCTGGAGTCGATGCACCTGTCCTGGCTACGCTTCGGCCACGGCCTGGTGCTGTCCTCGGTGCTGCTGTGGGGCGGCGTCGCGCTGATGCTGGTGGCCTGGCTGTGGCTGGGCCGACGCATGCTCGACCACGGCAGCAGCGAATACACCATGCTGGCCACCACCGGGTTCTGGCTGGCGCCGCTGTTGCTCTCGGTCCCGCTGTTCAGCCGCGACACCTATTCCTACCTGGCGCAGGGCGCCCTGCTGCGCGACGGCTTCGATCCCTACGTCGTGGGACCGATCGAGAATCCGAATGCCCTGCTGGACAACGTGAGTCCGATCTGGACCACCACCACCGCTCCGTACGGACCGGCGTTCATCCTGGTGGCCAAGTTCGTCACCATGATCACCGGCGACAACGTCATCGCGGGCACCATGGTGTTGCGGTTGTGCATGCTGCCGGGACTGGCCCTCCTGATCTGGGCCGCCCCCCGCATCGCCCGCCACATCGGCGCCAGCGGCGCTGTGGCCCTGTGGATCTGCGTGCTCAACCCACTGGTGATCATTCACCTGATGGGTGGAGTGCACAACGAGATGCTGATGGTCGGACTGATGGCCGCCGGGATCGCGCTGGTGTTCAGCCGCCGGTTCGTCGCGGGCTTCGTCGTGGCCACCGTGGCCGTCGCGGTGAAAGCCACCGCGGGGCTGGCCCTTCCGTTCATGGTGTGGGTGTGGATACGGGCACTGCGGGAACGCGGCCACCGCCGCCTGACCGCCTTCGCCATGGCCGCCGCCGGTTCGATCGCCATTTTCGTTGGCGTGTTCGCCGTGCTGTCGCTGGCCGCCGGCGTCGGCCTGGGATGGCTGACGGCACTGGCGGGTTCGGTGAAGATCATCAACTGGCTGACCGTGCCCACCGCGATCGCCAACGTGACCAACGCCGTCGGCGGACTGTTCTTCGGCGTGAACTTCTACGCCGTGCTCGACGCCACCCGCATCGCCGGGATCATCATCATCGCCGTCAGCCTGCCGCTGCTGTGGTGGCGGTTCCGCCACGACGACCGCGAGACCCTGGTGGGCATCGGCTGGGCCATGCTGGTGGTGGTTCTCTTCGTGCCCGCCGCGCTGCCCTGGTACTACACCTGGCCGCTGGCGATCATCGCCGCCATCGCCCAGTCGCGGCCCGCCGTCGCGGCCATCGCCGGGTTCTCCACCTGGATCATGGTCATCTTCAAACCCGACGGGTCACACGGCATGTACGTCTGGGTGCACGTCATCCTGGCCACAGTGTGTGCGGTGGCGGCCTGGTACTACCTCAAGCGCGCGGAACAGCCCACCGCTCAGTAG
- a CDS encoding Rv2175c family DNA-binding protein translates to MSSIPAGDDVLDADEPVHDLPTVAHMLGIPVTKVHQHLRDGHLVALRRDGVVVVPQVFFTSSGTVVKPLAGLLAVLRDGGYHETEILRWLFTADSSLTATFDGDREPVSNARPADALHSHQAREVVRRAQAMAY, encoded by the coding sequence GTGAGCAGCATTCCCGCTGGCGACGACGTCCTCGATGCGGACGAGCCGGTCCACGATCTCCCGACCGTCGCCCACATGCTCGGTATCCCGGTCACCAAGGTGCACCAGCACCTGCGCGACGGCCATCTGGTGGCGTTGCGCCGAGACGGCGTGGTGGTGGTGCCGCAGGTGTTCTTCACCTCCTCCGGGACGGTGGTGAAACCGCTGGCGGGGCTGCTGGCGGTGCTGCGCGACGGCGGATACCACGAGACCGAGATCCTGCGCTGGCTGTTCACCGCCGACTCGTCGCTGACGGCGACGTTCGACGGTGACCGGGAGCCGGTGTCCAACGCCAGGCCGGCGGATGCGCTGCATTCCCACCAGGCCCGCGAGGTGGTCCGCCGGGCCCAGGCCATGGCCTACTGA
- a CDS encoding protein kinase domain-containing protein, with protein MGAVTAPTPHDPLDGILLDGRYRVETPIATGGMSTVYRGTDLRLDRPVAIKVMDSRYAGDQQFLTRFQMEARAVARLSHPGLVAVFDQGLDGQYPFLVMELVEGGTLRELLRERGPMPPHAAAAVLRPLLGGLAVAHRGGLVHRDVKPENVLISDEGDVKLADFGLVRAVAQAGITSTSVILGTAAYLSPEQVSSGNAGPRSDVYSLGILIYEMLTGATPFTGDTSLAVAYQRLDQDVPPPSAAIAGIPPEFDELVLHATARDPAQRFADAVDMGTELDAIADELVLPPFRVPAPRNSAQHTSAARHHSRATEAPRNPTRAFTRGPDDWVPPPTPAAEPAQVPEFDSPAGQFAGIEISEFEWARQRARRSTVIWLLVVLILTGGVAAGAWTLGTNLQSLI; from the coding sequence ATTGGCGCGGTGACCGCACCGACGCCGCACGACCCCCTGGACGGGATCCTGCTGGACGGCCGCTACCGCGTGGAGACGCCGATCGCCACCGGAGGGATGTCCACGGTGTACCGCGGCACCGATCTGCGCCTGGACCGGCCCGTCGCGATCAAGGTGATGGATTCCCGCTACGCCGGCGATCAGCAGTTCCTCACCCGGTTCCAGATGGAAGCCCGTGCGGTGGCCCGGCTGTCGCATCCCGGCCTGGTGGCCGTCTTCGACCAGGGTCTCGACGGTCAATACCCGTTCCTGGTCATGGAACTCGTCGAAGGCGGCACGCTGCGTGAACTGCTGCGCGAGCGCGGACCCATGCCCCCGCACGCCGCGGCGGCGGTGCTGCGCCCGCTGCTGGGCGGGCTGGCGGTGGCCCACCGCGGCGGACTGGTGCACCGCGACGTCAAACCGGAGAACGTGCTGATCTCCGACGAGGGGGACGTCAAGCTGGCCGACTTCGGCCTGGTGCGCGCCGTCGCGCAGGCCGGCATCACCTCCACGAGCGTGATCCTGGGCACCGCCGCCTATCTGTCCCCCGAACAGGTCAGCAGCGGCAACGCCGGGCCGCGCAGCGACGTCTATTCCCTCGGCATCCTGATCTACGAGATGCTGACCGGCGCAACACCTTTCACCGGCGACACCTCGCTGGCGGTGGCGTACCAGCGGCTGGACCAGGACGTGCCACCGCCCAGTGCGGCGATCGCGGGCATTCCCCCCGAATTCGACGAGTTGGTGCTGCACGCCACCGCACGCGACCCGGCGCAGCGCTTCGCCGACGCCGTGGACATGGGCACCGAACTGGACGCCATCGCCGACGAGCTGGTGCTGCCGCCGTTCCGGGTGCCGGCGCCCCGCAACTCCGCTCAGCACACCTCGGCGGCACGACACCACAGCCGGGCCACCGAGGCGCCCCGCAACCCCACCCGCGCATTCACCCGCGGACCCGACGACTGGGTGCCGCCACCGACTCCCGCCGCCGAACCGGCACAGGTCCCCGAATTCGACTCCCCTGCCGGGCAATTCGCAGGCATCGAGATCTCGGAGTTCGAGTGGGCACGGCAGCGGGCCCGCCGCAGCACGGTGATCTGGTTACTGGTGGTGCTGATCCTGACCGGCGGGGTGGCCGCCGGCGCCTGGACGCTGGGCACCAATCTGCAGTCGCTGATCTGA